The following coding sequences lie in one Pontibacter sp. G13 genomic window:
- a CDS encoding family 16 glycosylhydrolase: MRISLLLLAALIADVSWSQAQDWADIPVPVEAGSGLRWELLEDFSDDFNYDSKTDSAFVSKWNDHYHNPWKGPGLTHFVSDQSEIRGGHLVIKAARREGTELVNCGVVTSKKQILYPMYTEARIKASSLVLSSNFWMLSEDATRELDMVEVYGTDRPDQIWQASHMSTNYHIFERTPRQIIHNYSNSAHHALTGNEPWREEFHTFGVYWKSPTEITFYIDGEPKNSFSTENMESYDENFIDRPMYLIIDTEDHDWRSSPKNGQDPVIATDEELKDSSRNKMRVDWVRTYRPVPIGNDEVSN; encoded by the coding sequence ATGCGTATTTCTCTGCTTTTGTTGGCGGCATTGATTGCCGATGTTTCGTGGTCGCAAGCTCAGGATTGGGCCGATATTCCGGTTCCTGTGGAGGCCGGATCAGGCTTGCGATGGGAGCTCTTGGAAGATTTCTCCGACGACTTCAATTACGATTCGAAGACCGATTCCGCATTCGTCAGCAAGTGGAATGATCATTACCACAATCCCTGGAAAGGTCCCGGTTTGACGCATTTCGTTTCCGACCAATCAGAGATCCGTGGAGGCCATCTGGTCATCAAGGCTGCGCGTCGTGAAGGGACCGAACTGGTCAATTGTGGCGTAGTTACCTCCAAAAAGCAGATCCTCTATCCCATGTACACAGAGGCCCGAATCAAGGCCAGTAGCCTTGTGCTCTCCTCCAATTTCTGGATGTTGAGCGAGGATGCCACGCGAGAGTTGGACATGGTGGAAGTGTACGGTACGGACCGCCCAGACCAGATTTGGCAGGCTTCCCACATGTCGACCAACTACCATATCTTCGAACGGACCCCCCGCCAAATCATTCACAACTACAGCAATAGCGCTCACCACGCGCTTACCGGAAATGAGCCTTGGCGCGAGGAATTTCACACGTTTGGCGTATACTGGAAAAGCCCGACCGAGATCACGTTCTACATCGACGGCGAACCCAAAAACTCCTTCTCCACAGAAAATATGGAGTCGTATGATGAAAACTTCATCGACCGTCCGATGTACTTGATTATTGATACCGAAGATCATGACTGGCGCTCTTCACCCAAAAATGGGCAAGATCCTGTGATCGCCACGGATGAAGAACTGAAGGATTCTTCCCGCAACAAAATGCGCGTGGATTGGGTGCGTACCTATCGGCCGGTACCCATCGGAAATGACGAAGTTTCCAACTAG
- a CDS encoding cyclic-phosphate processing receiver domain-containing protein yields MKNLFLDDIRTIEMVYGKGREGDFDIVRSYEAFVAYIQAHGLPDFISFDNDLGLDPNGEVAQDGYAAAKWLVYESGLDLRNLQFHVHSANPVAAEQIRGLLGNYIQFLKSE; encoded by the coding sequence ATGAAAAACTTATTTCTCGATGATATCCGCACGATCGAAATGGTCTATGGCAAGGGGAGGGAAGGAGATTTTGACATCGTGAGGTCCTATGAAGCGTTCGTGGCATACATCCAAGCGCACGGACTCCCAGACTTCATCAGCTTTGACAATGACCTCGGACTGGATCCCAACGGCGAGGTCGCACAGGACGGGTACGCCGCCGCCAAATGGCTCGTGTATGAATCGGGCCTAGACCTGCGCAATCTCCAGTTTCACGTCCATTCTGCCAATCCCGTAGCCGCTGAACAAATTCGCGGGCTATTGGGAAACTATATCCAATTTTTGAAATCAGAATAG
- a CDS encoding carboxypeptidase-like regulatory domain-containing protein — protein MHKRFNLSRLQSCHQVWDEMPTCDQGRICQTCDKVIHDFRGKSDWDIALAHAKTSEPVCGIYDRRRLDHDKRLSSVSLLPRKWWMAGILGLLTADPLTAQERVAPPPITQIQGASSDSQSTIDQLKDSALSPQVQMCWIEGIVKDFEAYPVVGAAVILKGANLGTFTDTAGAFTLSIPDSLLKKDSHTFIFQAIGYPQKTITLNASDFSNLGFTGWEIVLEPPQLIEFGVERAPWHKRMFWRVRNWFRRKDR, from the coding sequence TCAAGTGTGGGACGAAATGCCCACCTGCGATCAAGGCCGCATTTGCCAAACTTGTGACAAGGTGATCCACGATTTTCGGGGTAAATCAGATTGGGACATTGCGTTGGCGCACGCCAAAACCTCTGAGCCTGTCTGTGGAATTTACGACCGCAGAAGATTGGATCATGACAAGCGCCTTTCATCAGTTTCCCTTCTTCCGCGCAAATGGTGGATGGCGGGAATTTTGGGGCTGTTGACTGCCGATCCCTTAACCGCTCAAGAACGAGTTGCTCCGCCACCTATCACCCAAATCCAAGGGGCTTCCAGTGATTCCCAATCTACCATCGACCAATTGAAAGATAGTGCTTTGAGCCCCCAAGTACAGATGTGCTGGATCGAAGGGATTGTCAAGGATTTTGAGGCTTATCCAGTGGTTGGGGCAGCGGTGATCCTAAAAGGGGCGAATCTAGGTACATTTACTGATACAGCTGGAGCTTTTACGCTTTCCATTCCTGATTCACTGTTGAAAAAGGATTCTCATACCTTCATCTTTCAGGCGATCGGATATCCGCAGAAGACCATTACGTTGAATGCTTCAGATTTTTCCAACTTGGGATTCACTGGATGGGAGATTGTCCTTGAACCGCCCCAGTTAATCGAATTTGGTGTGGAAAGGGCTCCCTGGCACAAACGGATGTTCTGGAGAGTTCGCAATTGGTTTAGGCGAAAAGATCGCTAA
- a CDS encoding carbohydrate-binding protein, which translates to MKKLWLLLLGCMCLQPLSAQVETYSYPNAIVNGNDSEVKKSTLYDVKVTQGSTTKTCYVMYDKNQGINVNNNLALNPDNHWTNFSTNSAVTIEISRIDGGNITSADVYPLKKGYTASVSNGKATINLPAGANKLQLWVDINGTSLDMDPLFIFVDPLETGVPSKTASNVTLIETTDNIATVISKLNDNKEYAYFEEGIHKWGNVTGENYDGYQLPLKSNKKIYIPGGAFVIGSFQANTNDGWTVFGRGVISGAGLDILPTATYIPWSAIHNTGGTGMKIEGIVTNCPPHFALTVRGTVDIDNVKMMSWWHSTDGTITGDNSTVNNCFFKVMDDAIKAYGNNCTHLNNTVFHQVNGAVVQFAWSGQNGDDNVFEDIYVINSIYKSLNGPSNTAVINLVDHKNGEIIENNSFDGIYIENGCHRLLGLNPSTGTHRNFTIENVELNSGKNPTPQKAESYLSGGGSFSNFDIINLKIDGNQITGLSTSSDQPSNGLWWFTGQSAAISISGGSGGGGGTPSDLTDLSATVTNCSTVSLTWTDTDGETAYRIRRKLPSASAYTNLTDVAAGSTSYTDNSVSENTDYVYMVRPVVNGTAVATSNTPTASVGACSGGGGGSPVDLTDVALSAPTCNAVVVTWTDGPGETAYRIRRKVTGGATFTTLGDVAADAETYTDNSVVAGTNYTYQVRPVVSGTAVANSNQPSIAVPACGTGAPIPGRLEAEDYDSQSGIQTENTTDTGGGQNIGFIQNGDYIEFDVSVASTGSYDIDFRVATNTSGGTIQLKQGSTILATRTVSNTGGWQSWSTVSTTANLTAGNYTFRFEFVGGSGFLFNLNWIDFSTNSGSRKAQALDQPQWVLFPNPVTDFLQIEGIEFGDDVLVQIYNLSGQVVLSLPAAHKLDVDQLEAGVYLLRVEGMTAKFFKQ; encoded by the coding sequence ATGAAAAAATTATGGCTACTGTTACTGGGTTGTATGTGCCTACAACCGCTCTCAGCCCAAGTGGAGACCTACTCGTACCCCAACGCCATTGTCAATGGCAACGATTCCGAAGTCAAGAAATCTACGCTCTATGATGTCAAGGTGACGCAAGGTTCCACCACCAAGACTTGCTACGTCATGTACGACAAGAACCAAGGGATCAATGTCAACAACAATCTCGCGCTGAACCCCGACAACCACTGGACCAATTTCTCCACGAATAGCGCGGTTACCATCGAGATCAGCCGCATTGACGGCGGGAATATCACTTCCGCGGACGTGTACCCTCTCAAGAAGGGCTATACGGCTTCTGTCAGCAATGGCAAGGCGACCATCAATCTCCCGGCAGGTGCCAACAAACTCCAGCTTTGGGTCGATATCAACGGCACCAGCTTGGACATGGACCCACTTTTCATCTTTGTCGATCCTCTGGAGACAGGGGTTCCCAGCAAGACCGCCAGCAATGTGACTTTGATTGAAACCACCGACAACATTGCCACGGTCATTTCCAAGCTCAACGACAACAAGGAATACGCCTATTTCGAAGAAGGCATCCACAAATGGGGCAACGTCACCGGAGAAAACTATGACGGTTACCAACTGCCCCTGAAATCCAACAAGAAAATTTACATTCCCGGCGGGGCTTTTGTCATCGGTTCCTTCCAGGCAAATACCAACGACGGCTGGACCGTATTTGGGCGAGGAGTGATCTCGGGCGCGGGCTTGGACATTCTGCCGACCGCTACCTACATCCCTTGGTCCGCGATTCACAACACGGGAGGAACAGGCATGAAGATCGAAGGGATTGTGACCAATTGCCCGCCACACTTCGCCTTGACTGTCCGGGGTACCGTGGATATCGACAATGTGAAAATGATGAGCTGGTGGCACTCCACCGATGGGACGATTACGGGGGACAATTCCACCGTCAACAACTGCTTCTTCAAAGTCATGGACGATGCCATCAAAGCCTACGGTAACAATTGTACCCATCTCAACAACACAGTCTTCCATCAGGTGAATGGCGCGGTAGTCCAATTCGCTTGGTCAGGACAAAATGGCGATGACAATGTGTTCGAAGATATCTACGTCATCAATAGTATCTACAAAAGTTTGAATGGTCCCAGCAATACAGCCGTCATCAACTTGGTGGATCACAAGAACGGCGAGATCATCGAAAACAACTCCTTCGACGGAATCTACATTGAAAATGGCTGTCATCGGCTGTTGGGTTTGAATCCTTCTACAGGAACTCACCGCAATTTCACCATTGAAAATGTAGAGCTGAATTCCGGCAAAAACCCGACTCCTCAAAAAGCGGAGAGCTACCTGAGTGGTGGAGGCTCCTTCAGCAATTTCGATATCATCAACCTCAAGATTGACGGAAATCAAATTACTGGGCTGAGCACGTCTTCTGATCAGCCTTCCAATGGATTGTGGTGGTTTACCGGCCAAAGTGCTGCCATTTCCATCAGTGGAGGCTCCGGCGGTGGGGGCGGAACTCCGTCCGATTTGACAGATCTGAGCGCGACGGTCACCAATTGTTCGACAGTTTCCCTGACATGGACAGATACCGATGGCGAGACTGCATATCGCATTCGCAGAAAGCTCCCAAGTGCTTCTGCCTACACCAACTTGACCGATGTGGCGGCGGGTTCCACGTCCTACACGGACAATTCTGTTTCCGAAAACACGGATTATGTCTATATGGTTCGCCCCGTCGTGAATGGGACTGCAGTGGCAACTTCCAATACCCCGACTGCTTCTGTGGGCGCATGCTCGGGAGGCGGAGGCGGCTCTCCAGTGGATTTGACCGACGTTGCCCTGAGTGCGCCGACTTGCAACGCTGTCGTTGTGACTTGGACAGATGGCCCCGGTGAGACGGCTTATCGTATTCGTCGCAAAGTGACAGGAGGAGCGACCTTCACCACCTTGGGAGATGTTGCAGCGGACGCGGAGACCTACACGGACAATTCAGTAGTGGCTGGGACCAATTACACCTACCAAGTACGTCCAGTAGTCAGCGGAACGGCTGTAGCCAATTCCAACCAGCCCAGTATCGCGGTTCCAGCTTGTGGGACAGGAGCACCCATTCCGGGGCGCCTCGAAGCGGAAGATTATGATAGCCAGAGCGGGATTCAGACCGAGAATACTACTGATACCGGAGGCGGACAAAATATAGGGTTCATTCAAAATGGCGATTATATCGAGTTTGATGTGTCGGTGGCATCCACGGGAAGCTACGACATCGATTTCCGCGTAGCGACCAATACCAGCGGCGGCACCATCCAGCTCAAGCAGGGATCTACCATCTTGGCCACACGGACGGTTTCCAACACCGGAGGATGGCAATCGTGGTCTACGGTCAGCACCACTGCCAATCTCACGGCCGGAAATTACACCTTCCGCTTCGAGTTTGTGGGAGGTTCCGGTTTCTTGTTCAACCTCAATTGGATTGATTTTTCCACCAACAGCGGGAGTCGAAAAGCTCAGGCTCTGGATCAGCCTCAGTGGGTGTTGTTCCCGAATCCGGTGACTGATTTCCTCCAAATCGAAGGAATAGAGTTTGGCGATGACGTGCTGGTTCAGATCTATAATCTGTCAGGCCAAGTCGTCCTTTCTCTTCCAGCAGCACACAAGCTGGATGTGGACCAGCTCGAAGCAGGCGTTTACTTGCTTCGCGTGGAGGGCATGACGGCCAAATTCTTCAAGCAATAG